Within Halorubrum lacusprofundi ATCC 49239, the genomic segment TCGACCGCATCTTCCGATTCAACAACACCATCGCCAAGGAGGTGATGACGCCCCGTCTCGACGTCACCGCGGTGGCGAAGGAGTCCTCGGTCGAGGAGGCGATCGAGACGTGCATCCAAGCGGACCACGAGCGCGTCCCCGTCTACGAGGGGAACCTCGACAACATCATCGGCGTGGTGACCGTCCGGGATCTCGTCCGCGAACTGCGCTACTCCGAGGGTGAGCCGTCGCTGGAGCGCGTCGTGAAGCCGACGCTGCACGTCCCCGAGTCGAAGAACGCGGACGAGCTGCTCGCGGAGATGCAGGACAACCGCCTCCAGATGGTCACCGTCATCGACGAGTTCGGGACCACGGAGGGGATCATCACCTTAGAGGACATGGTCGAGGAGATCGTCGGCGAGATCTTGGAGGGCGACGAGGAGGCTCCGGTGGAGTTCTTAGAAGACAACGTCGCCGTCGTGCAGGGCGAGGTAAACATCGACGAGGTCAACGAGATGCTCGGGATCGACCTCCCCGAGGGCGAGGAGTTCGAGACGCTCGCCGGCTTCGTGTTCAACCGCGCCGGGCGCCTCGTCGAGGAGGGCGAGGAGATCGAGTTCGACGAGATCCGGATCCGGATCGAGCGCGTGGACAACACCCGGATCATGTCCGCGCGGGTCACCGTGCTCGACGGCGCGGAGGCGGCCGACGTGGTCGCCGAGGACGACGCGCTCGAGTCGAGCGGCGAGCCCGAGGCGCCTCCGAACGACGCGGAGTGAGAGTCGGACGCGACCAGTGGGAAAGCGGTGAGGAGTTCTGCTGATTCGGTCGATTATTTATAAACGGCTGACGGTGACTCCGCAGTGAAGGTATCGAGAGCCCCAGTCGATCGCCGATACGTTGTTGTCAGCGGACCGACCATGAACATCTCCAAAGCCCCAGCCGCGACGACCTCGCGTGTGCTCTTCGCGCCCGATGGGCGCTCACAGGCG encodes:
- a CDS encoding hemolysin family protein, which gives rise to MGLSSSVPVADLLQIPMPGDGVVLALGVAAILFLIGLSAFFSSSEIAMFSLPQHRVDSLVDEGVKGAETIRGMKQNPHRLLVTILVGNNIVNVAMTSIATALFGIYLSRGESVLATTFGITTLVLIFGESAPKSYAVENTESWALRIARPLKLSEYALYPLVVLFDYIVKGINKIIGGSAAIESTYVTRDEIQDIIETGEREGVIEEEEREMLDRIFRFNNTIAKEVMTPRLDVTAVAKESSVEEAIETCIQADHERVPVYEGNLDNIIGVVTVRDLVRELRYSEGEPSLERVVKPTLHVPESKNADELLAEMQDNRLQMVTVIDEFGTTEGIITLEDMVEEIVGEILEGDEEAPVEFLEDNVAVVQGEVNIDEVNEMLGIDLPEGEEFETLAGFVFNRAGRLVEEGEEIEFDEIRIRIERVDNTRIMSARVTVLDGAEAADVVAEDDALESSGEPEAPPNDAE